In Camelina sativa cultivar DH55 chromosome 16, Cs, whole genome shotgun sequence, a single window of DNA contains:
- the LOC109129714 gene encoding uncharacterized protein LOC109129714: MENKTNNGNEEGPIIHSQVVKIKKEFEKIRQPSLQQPEMRRVLSEIKRRQRSRSPLGLGERSISVGY; encoded by the coding sequence ATGGAGAACAAGACCAATAATGGAAACGAGGAAGGTCCAATAATACATAGCCAAGTGGTGAAGAtaaagaaagagtttgagaagataagGCAACCGTCCCTGCAGCAGCCGGAGATGAGGAGGGTTCTTAGCGAGATCAAAAGGCGTCAACGTTCACGTTCTCCTCTTGGTTTAGGGGAGAGATCTATTTCCGTTGGATATTGA